TTATTCTTTTCTTGAATTTGCTGCTTTTCTTTTTCATTGCTGAACTTCATGGCTTCATGCGATTCTTCAATGTTTTCAATGGTATTCGTTACATTTTCCTGTAAACGATCGACATTATCCGCGCGGTTATCCGGATTTGGCCGCTGCTCGTTTGTCATGTTAAACCCTCCTGTATATCGAACTCAAAGTCATGTTTACTTTTGCCCTTTGCAGGTGCGATTATACAAAAACAGATTCCATCTCATTAAGAAGGAATCTGTTTTAACCGGTCATTATGTCGTTGTTCAATCTTTTCATCGATCTTTTCCATTTGCTCCTGATCCTGCAAAATGCTCTGAATATTCTCTTCTACACGCTCCTGGAAGGAAATGAATGGTTTTTTTCTCATGGAAATCTCTCCTTTAAGCAAAAGGATTCCCATGATTGTAAAAATTTATACTAGTTAAGCTTGTTCTTCATTTTAACCATAAAATCGAACGTCATTGGTCCTACATGCTTCTGTTCTTGAATTTTTCCATCTGTGCCAATGAAATATGTGGTAGGAATCGTTAAAGCTTGATAATTGTTGTTCACAGATAAATCTTTATCTAATCCGACTGGGAAGTGATATCCGTGTTTATTCATATATTTACGAACTTCGTCGACTCCTTTTTCAGTGCCTGTAGCATTGACAGCAAGGATTTCGACTTCGTTGCCGTACGTTTGATAAAAGCGTTCAAGCTCAGGCATTTCCTCCTGGCATGGCGGACACCAAGTAGCCCAGAAATTTAAAAACACTTTTTTTCCTTTCAAATCTTTCAGCTTTACTTGTTTTCCATCCAAAGTCTCCAGTGTAAAATCTTTAGCCTTATCCCCCGGCTTCAAACCTTCAGGAGCATTGGGAGCTACCATAACTCCGCTTTGTTCATCTGCCGTTTGCACTTGCTGTTTCCCTTCCGCTTCGTTCGTATTTTGTTCGGTCTGGCTTGTCCGTTGATAAATATTAAAAAGCAGCAGTCCTACTAACAGCAGGAGAAAAGCTGCAGCGAGCCATTGTTTAACCATTTCCAGGCCGCTCCTTTCTTGATGATCTCTCTATTCTTATATGTATGTAGCCTTGTTTAAGCTTTATTCAATGTTTTCATTATATAGGATAACCGTCCTTCTATCACCTAACAATTTTATTCATGCAGATTTTAAGAATAGGCTCTCCTAACAAAAAAAGCTGCCGAGATCGTCTCGGCAGCTGAAAGTGTAAGCTTCGCTTAGTTAAGCTTATTGCGGAGAACCATTTGCAGGATTCCGCCGTGACGGTAATAGTCCACTTCAACTTCACTGTCAAAACGGGCTACTACGTCAAATTCTTTTTTATTTCCTTCTTCATCTGTAGCCGTTACTTTAACAAGGTCATGCGGCTTCACAGACTCATCTATACTTACGTCATACGTTTCACGTCCAGTTAATCCGAGGGAGTCAATGGTATCTCCTTCTTTAAATTGAAGAGGCAGAACCCCCATCATAACCAGATTTGAACGGTGAATTCGTTCAAAGCTTTGAGCGATTACTGTGCGAATACCTAAGAGATCTGTCCCTTTAGCTGCCCAGTCACGAGAGCTTCCCATACCGTAGTCATCTCCTGCAATGACAAGCAGTGGAGTTTTGTCTTCTTGATACTTCATCGCTGCTGTATAAATAGGCATGACTTCTTCCGTTGGCCAGTAAGTTGTAAATCCACCCTCAGTTCCTGGAGCTAACTGGTTACGGATACGGATATTGGCGAACGTACCACGCATCATTACTTCGTGGTTACCACGACGAGAGCCATAAGAGTTAAAGTTTCGAGGGCTGACACCATTCTCCTGTAAATACTCTCCTGCAGGCATATCTTTCGGAATCGCACCTGCCGGGGAGATGTGGTCCGTCGTAACAGAATCACCAAATTTACCAATCGCTCTCATTCCGTTCAGCGGCTTCACTTCTTCAGGATCGCTGGACAATCCTTCAAAGAATGGAGGATTTTGAATGTATGTGGACTTATCATTCCAATCATACAATGGTTCGTCCGTTGTATCGATTTCATTCCATTTTTCATTGGAATTGAACACATTTTCATATTCTTTACGGAAGATTTCAGGAGTCACTACGCGTGCGATTTCCTGTTTAATTTCTTCCTGAGTCGGCCAGATGTCATCAAAGAAAATTTCATTCCCTTGAGCATCTTTGCCAATTGATTCCTTCTTCAAATCAATATCCACTGTACCTGCGAGGGCATAGGCCACTACAAGCGGTGGAGAAGCAAGATAATTGGCTTTCACAAGCGGGTGAATACGACCTTCAAAGTTACGGTTACCAGACAATACAGAAGCTGCCGTTAAGTCTGTATCGGCAATGGCCTTTTCAATCTCAGGCAGAAGCGGTCCGGAATTCCCGATACAAGTTGTACAACCGTAACCGACGAGATTAAAACCTAATTTGTTCAAGTATTCCATCAAACCAGAATCTTCAAGGTAGCGTGTGACGACTTTGGAGCCCGGTGCTAAGGAAGTTTTTACATAGGCTGGAACGTTTAAGCCCTTTTCCACGGCTTTCTTCGCCACAAGCCCAGCTCCCAGCATAACGTGCGGGTTGGAAGTATTCGTACATGAAGTGATGGCAGCAATCGCAAGCGCCCCTGTCTTCATGATTGATTTATCGCCGTTTGAAAATTCGACTTCCGCTTCTTTTTTGAATTCGGATTTATCAAGGCCGAACCCGTGGTTCCCTGCTGGCCCTGTGATCGCTTCGTGGAAGGAATCCTTCATTTTAGAAAGCGGAATCAAATCCTGTGGACGCTTTGGTCCGGATAAGTTTGGTTCAAGCTCTCCGAGATCGATTTCAATCAGTTTCGTAAATTCAGGATCTTCAAAAGAAGGATCATACCATAAATTATTCTCTTTACAATACTTCTCAACGAGCGCAATCTGATCTTCACTGCGTCCAGTCAAACGTAAGTATTCAAGCGATTCCCCATCAACAGGGAAGAATCCACAAGTTGCTCCGTATTCTGGTGCCATGTTAGAAATCGTCGCACGGTCCGCAAGCGGCATTTCCTGCAGGCCGGATCCGAAGAATTCAACGAATTTGCCGACAACATTCTGTTCACGAAGCTTTTGCGTTACCTTAAGAGCCAAGTCCGTTGCAGTCGTTCCTTGCGGGAAGCTTCCTGTCAGTTTGACTCCAATCACTTCAGGTGCAGGGAAATACGATGGCTGGCCAAGCATTCCTGCTTCAGCTTCGATACCGCCGACACCCCAGCCGAGAACGCCTAGACCGTTGATCATCGTCGTATGGGAATCGGTTCCAACTAGTGTATCCGGATACGTATCTACTGAACCATCTTCGTTCG
This Halobacillus salinarum DNA region includes the following protein-coding sequences:
- the tlp gene encoding small acid-soluble spore protein Tlp yields the protein MTNEQRPNPDNRADNVDRLQENVTNTIENIEESHEAMKFSNEKEKQQIQEKNKRREQSIEGMREEIKEEAEFNDER
- a CDS encoding FbpB family small basic protein codes for the protein MRKKPFISFQERVEENIQSILQDQEQMEKIDEKIEQRHNDRLKQIPS
- a CDS encoding TlpA disulfide reductase family protein, coding for MVKQWLAAAFLLLLVGLLLFNIYQRTSQTEQNTNEAEGKQQVQTADEQSGVMVAPNAPEGLKPGDKAKDFTLETLDGKQVKLKDLKGKKVFLNFWATWCPPCQEEMPELERFYQTYGNEVEILAVNATGTEKGVDEVRKYMNKHGYHFPVGLDKDLSVNNNYQALTIPTTYFIGTDGKIQEQKHVGPMTFDFMVKMKNKLN
- the acnA gene encoding aconitate hydratase AcnA — translated: MASSAYNARKQFDINGKTYNYYDLKALEEAGHGKISRLPFSIRILLESLLRQHDGRVIKDEHVESLSNWGTSKSTGEDVPFKPSRVILQDFTGVPAVVDLASLRKAMVDMGGSPDKINPEVPVDLVIDHSVQVDKYGTPDALSANMELEFERNQERYEFLHWAQKAFDNYRAVPPATGIVHQVNLEYIANVVHANTNEDGSVDTYPDTLVGTDSHTTMINGLGVLGWGVGGIEAEAGMLGQPSYFPAPEVIGVKLTGSFPQGTTATDLALKVTQKLREQNVVGKFVEFFGSGLQEMPLADRATISNMAPEYGATCGFFPVDGESLEYLRLTGRSEDQIALVEKYCKENNLWYDPSFEDPEFTKLIEIDLGELEPNLSGPKRPQDLIPLSKMKDSFHEAITGPAGNHGFGLDKSEFKKEAEVEFSNGDKSIMKTGALAIAAITSCTNTSNPHVMLGAGLVAKKAVEKGLNVPAYVKTSLAPGSKVVTRYLEDSGLMEYLNKLGFNLVGYGCTTCIGNSGPLLPEIEKAIADTDLTAASVLSGNRNFEGRIHPLVKANYLASPPLVVAYALAGTVDIDLKKESIGKDAQGNEIFFDDIWPTQEEIKQEIARVVTPEIFRKEYENVFNSNEKWNEIDTTDEPLYDWNDKSTYIQNPPFFEGLSSDPEEVKPLNGMRAIGKFGDSVTTDHISPAGAIPKDMPAGEYLQENGVSPRNFNSYGSRRGNHEVMMRGTFANIRIRNQLAPGTEGGFTTYWPTEEVMPIYTAAMKYQEDKTPLLVIAGDDYGMGSSRDWAAKGTDLLGIRTVIAQSFERIHRSNLVMMGVLPLQFKEGDTIDSLGLTGRETYDVSIDESVKPHDLVKVTATDEEGNKKEFDVVARFDSEVEVDYYRHGGILQMVLRNKLN